One Papaver somniferum cultivar HN1 chromosome 10, ASM357369v1, whole genome shotgun sequence genomic window carries:
- the LOC113317317 gene encoding multiple organellar RNA editing factor 3, mitochondrial-like, translating into MALRVLVRRSLSLSTSSSSSPSFLLCNRVSHSILEKLNEKILPEPRKIPIRFKTSGSGGYSQLNDPSPNWSNRPPKETILLDGCDYEHWLIILEFPKDPRPSEDEMISTYVKTLAAVLGSEEEAKKKIYSVCTSTYDGFGALISQELSEKVKEQPGVLWVLPDSYLDVPNKDYGGDLFVDGKVIHRPQFNYSNSQQSRQRPRQRYDSRRQAMQVARNEHAQRGPVPAASRPLGGQDSFQNGGNDPSKNPGQFNQGRGPY; encoded by the exons ATGGCGCTTAGGGTTTTAGTTAGAAGATCTCTTTCCCTCTCCACTTCATCATCGTCATCTCCTTCATTTCTACTTTGTAATCGAGTATCTCACTCTATACTCGAGAAATTAAATGAGAAAATTCTTCCAGAGCCAAGGAAAATCCCAATTAGGTTTAAAACTAGTGGTTCAGGAGGGTATTCTCAATTAAATGATCCATCTCCAAATTGGAGTAACAGACCACCTAAAGAAACAATACTTCTTGATGGTTGTGATTATGAACATTGGCTTATTATTTTAGAGTTTCCTAAAGACCCTAGACCTTCTGAAGATGAAATGATTTCTACTTATGTCAAAACCCTAGCTGCTGTTTTAGGAAG TGAAGAAGaggcaaagaagaagatttactCAGTTTGTACTTCAACTTATGATGGTTTTGGTGCGTTAATCTCTCAAGAACTATCTGAGAAAGTAAAAG AACAACCGGGAGTTCTTTGGGTGTTGCCTGACTCGTATCTTGATGTTCCAAACAAGGATTACGGAG GAGATTTATTTGTAGATGGAAAAGTAATTCACCGACCTCAGTTCAATTATAGTAATAGCCAGCAAAGTAGGCAGAGACCACGCCAAAGGTATGATAGCCGCCGACAAGCAATGCAGGTCGCAAGGAATGAACATGCGCAAAGAGGACCTGTTCCTGCTGCTTCTCGTCCGTTGGGTGGGCAAGATTCGTTCCAGAATGGAGGGAACGATCCATCTAAGAATCCAGGACAATTTAACCAGGGAAGGGGGCCATACTAG